A single window of Syntrophus aciditrophicus SB DNA harbors:
- the rseP gene encoding RIP metalloprotease RseP, which yields MIGLSIISVVILLGVLIFVHEFGHFIAAKYSGVGVLKFSLGFGPKLISRKIGETEYLLSLIPLGGYVKLLGESPDDLLSPEQEKRSFLKQPVWKRIIIVAAGPVFNFLLAILIFNIVYMTGVPVLAPTVGGIEQGSAAWKAGIKEGDSILTVNGRTISQWDELAEEIGRSKGKAVKLRIGNGEPPREVTLVPQLMKGTNIFGEEVENYRIGISASSKILISRTGPLNAFWMSLKQTWTITKLTMVSIVKMIEGVVSPKNLGGPILIAQIAGAQVKEGITPFVLFMALLSINLAVLNLLPIPVLDGGHLMFFIIELVIGREISIRWREAAQQVGLVILVLLMAFAFAMDISRLNIGFIDEFFKMIGR from the coding sequence ATGATCGGACTCAGTATCATATCAGTTGTCATATTGCTGGGTGTTCTTATTTTTGTACATGAATTCGGGCATTTTATCGCGGCGAAATATTCCGGAGTCGGGGTTCTGAAATTTTCCCTTGGTTTCGGTCCGAAGCTCATCAGTCGCAAGATTGGTGAGACCGAGTATCTTCTGTCACTCATTCCTCTTGGAGGGTATGTAAAACTTTTAGGCGAATCCCCGGATGACCTTCTCTCTCCTGAACAGGAAAAACGGTCTTTCCTGAAACAGCCTGTCTGGAAGCGCATCATCATCGTGGCTGCGGGACCGGTCTTCAATTTTCTCCTGGCCATCCTTATTTTTAACATAGTCTATATGACAGGGGTTCCGGTTCTTGCGCCGACTGTCGGCGGCATCGAACAGGGAAGTGCTGCCTGGAAGGCGGGCATCAAGGAAGGCGATTCCATTCTGACCGTAAACGGCAGAACCATATCCCAGTGGGACGAACTTGCTGAGGAGATCGGCAGAAGTAAGGGTAAAGCAGTGAAGCTGCGGATCGGGAATGGTGAGCCCCCCAGGGAAGTGACACTTGTCCCCCAGTTAATGAAAGGGACGAATATTTTCGGGGAAGAGGTGGAAAATTACCGGATAGGAATCAGTGCGTCTTCAAAGATTCTGATCTCCAGGACGGGACCCTTGAATGCCTTCTGGATGAGCCTCAAACAGACATGGACAATCACAAAGCTGACCATGGTCAGTATAGTAAAAATGATCGAAGGGGTGGTTTCACCTAAAAATCTTGGAGGGCCTATCCTGATTGCTCAGATTGCCGGCGCTCAGGTCAAGGAAGGAATCACCCCCTTTGTCCTGTTCATGGCACTGCTCAGCATCAATCTGGCTGTTCTGAACCTTCTGCCTATCCCGGTTCTTGATGGAGGACACCTCATGTTCTTCATTATTGAGCTGGTCATCGGGAGGGAAATCAGTATCCGCTGGAGGGAAGCGGCCCAGCAGGTGGGACTGGTTATTCTGGTCCTCCTTATGGCTTTTGCTTTTGCTATGGATATAAGTCGCTTGAACATCGGATTCATCGATGAATTTTTTAAAATGATCGGCAGGTAG